The following are encoded together in the Lactuca sativa cultivar Salinas chromosome 1, Lsat_Salinas_v11, whole genome shotgun sequence genome:
- the LOC111885979 gene encoding probable phosphoinositide phosphatase SAC9, producing MESPKAGGSRNTCVVILTLDTSEVYIIVSLSTRSDTQVIYIDPTTGSLHHDQKLGYDVFNSQEEALNYITNGSKFICKSTIHAKAILGYAVLGNSALLLVATKLTASIPFLPGGGCVYTISESKWIKIFLQNPQPQGKGEVKNIQELTELEIDGKHYFCETRDITRPFPSRVSVKTPDDEFVWNGWFSTAFKRIGLDQHCVILLQGFVEYRTFGSLGQQDGIVALIARRSRLHPGTRYLARGLNSCYSTGNEIECEQLVWVPKRDGQNVPFNTYIWRRGTIPIWWGAELKMTSAEAVIYISDRDPYKGSARYYQRLTKRYDSRSKGINGNQNKTGFVPIVCINLLRNGEGKSESILVQHFEESLNHIRSNGQLPNTRLHLINYDWHTSIRFKGEQQTIEGLWYHLKSPTISIGITEGHYLHSRENIQEADDVIVSNDDIIGCFRLHVHQNGVIRYNCADSLDRTNAASYFGGLQVFTEQCRRLGIFLDADVALKPSGSPARMRSCNDKAWKRFDMTFEEFKRSTILSPVCQLAELFLISGDIHATIYTGSKAMHSHILSIFSEEAAKNKQFSVAQNVKITLQRRYNNAVVDSYRQKQLEMFLGLRLFKHLPSISIQPLHVLSRRSGCLLKPIASIDSSSDDGDSLLSFKHKNLIWISQQAADIIQLFIYLGEPCHVCQLLLTISHGADDSTYPSTVDVRTGRDLDELKLVLEGASIARCVNGTNMVIPIPGPISDDDMAFTRSVTTPPTHKPKLPFLYDFEGREGNLDFLTRVVVLTFYPSESTTSPVTIGEVEILGISLPWRDIFASEKLWERLNSIKENNPCVIALTNDMAPPGKSDTMDLLSGDDIVSESVSQPMTEISLLDHGYIEDNKTNSIQQDEIQTKGDVAALQYITCFKMLSALHGGNKLGFKEGMKLEIERLRLNLSGVERDKALSSIGIDPESINPNVLIEESYISSLCKAANAVAFLGQASLEDRITGAIGLEIIENEKIDVDFWNINRIGESCCSESCQVHMGTSTLNSSSSQSIYLCSACNRKVCKVCCAGKGAVLVLQNRGVNERCLLMDGVICKLCCDDSVLDALTLDYLRVLISERRNRDAETATYKALGEIVGRNYIAGKKESSTDKNGDVKAALQQLLNGEESLAEFPFGSFLHSIESASGSAPPLSLLAPLNTGLKQSYWRAPPTTSSTELIIVLGNLSDVSGVILLVSPCGYSMSDSPIVQIWASNKIHKEERSCVGKWDVKSMLISSPELCGPEESNIQTPRHIKFDFRNPVRCRMIWIKLSIQKVGSSSVSFENDFNLLSFDETPASDPGGRRASIAGTSESIPSLHAKRILVVGFPVKADIKRSSSQRSEHASSIKNWLEKPPLLNRYKAPIESEKLIENDLVLEQNMSPSSPVAAGFRLDGFSAIKPRLKHSPSALEAVSTVFEHRFISPPVLRIQVSTLKGLSEETVVVAEYRIPEVKSGTAMYFDFPKAMNSRRVRFRLVGDVAGFADDPEDGGDTGRPLAAGLSLLNRIKLYYYAHPGDLGRWAGLSGI from the exons ATGGAATCACCTAAAGCTGGTGGATCAAGGAATACATGTGTAGTTATTCTTACACTTGATACAAGTGAGGTATATATCATTGTTAGTTTATCTACTAGAAGCGACACACAGGTCATTTACATTGATCCAACAACTGGATCTCTTCACCATGATCAAAAGCTAGGTTATGATGTTTTCAACTCCCAAGAAGAAGCACTAAACTACATCACAAATGGTTCAAAATTCATCTGCAAAAGTACAATTCATGCAAAAGCTATATTGGGATATGCAGTTCTTGGAAACTCAGCCTTATTGCTTGTTGCCACAAAGTTAACAGCTAGCATTCCATTTCTAccaggtggtggttgtgtatacACCATTAGTGAAAGCAAATGGATCAAAATATTTCTTCAAAATCCTCAACCACAAGGGAAAGGAGAAGTCAAAAACATTCAAGAACTCACTGAGCTTGAAATTGATGGAAAACATTACTTTTGTGAAACAAGAGACATCACAAGGCCATTTCCTAGTCGAGTTTCTGTAAAAACACCTGATGATGAGTTTGTTTGGAATGGATGGTTTTCAACTGCTTTCAAAAGAATTGGGTTGGATCAACATTGTGTTATTTTGCTTCAG GGATTTGTGGAATATCGAACTTTTGGAAGCTTAGGTCAGCAAGATGGAATTGTTGCTCTTATAGCTAGGCGTAGTAGGCTGCATCCTGGCACTCGATACTTAGCAAGAGGCTTAAATTCTTGTTATAGCACAG GAAATGAAATCGAGTGTGAACAACTTGTATGGGTACCAAAAAGAGATGGACAAAATGTGCCTTTCAACACCTACATATGGAGACGAGGCACTATTCCCATATGGTGGGGTGCAGAGCTAAAGATGACATCAGCAGAAGCAGTAATTTACATTTCTGACCGTGACCCTTACAAAGGAAGCGCACGATATTACCAAAGATTAACCAAAAGATACGATTCAAGAAGCAAGGGTATAAACGGAAACCAAAATAAAACCGGCTTTGTCCCCATTGTATGCATCAACCTTCTTAGAAACGGAGAAGGAAAATCCGAATCCATTTTAGTCCAACATTTTGAAGAATCCTTAAATCACATCCGGTCAAACGGTCAACTCCCTAACACAAGACTCCACTTAATAAACTACGATTGGCATACAAGTATTCGATTCAAAGGCGAACAACAAACAATTGAAGGACTTTGGTATCATTTAAAATCTCCCACAATCTCCATAGGGATCACAGAAGGTCATTATTTACATTCTCGTGAAAATATCCAAGAAGCTGATGATGTCATCGTTTCCAACGATGACATCATCGGTTGCTTTCGCTTACACGTGCATCAAAACGGTGTGATTCGTTACAACTGTGCGGATTCTTTGGATAGAACAAATGCTGCTAGCTATTTTGGTGGGCTACAGGTGTTCACTGAACAATGTAGGCGGCTTGGGATTTTTCTTGATGCTGACGTGGCGTTGAAGCCAAGCGGGTCGCCAGCGAGGATGCGGTCGTGTAATGATAAGGCGTGGAAGAGATTTGATATGACATTTGAGGAGTTTAAAAGGTCGACTATTTTGTCGCCTGTTTGTCAGTTAGCTGAGCTTTTTTTAATTTCGGGTGATATTCATGCGACTATTTATACGGGTTCTAAAGCTATGCATAGTCATATTTTGAGTATTTTTAGTGAAGAAGCAGCTAAAAATAAACAGTTTTCAGTTGCGCAAAATGTGAAGATAACGCTTCAAAGAAGATATAATAATGCAGTTGTGGATAGCTATCGACAGAAACAGTTAGAGATGTTTCTTGGATTAAGGCTTTTTAAACATCTTCCTTCGATATCAATTCAACCTTTGCAT GTGCTAAGTAGACGATCTGGTTGTCTTCTTAAACCAATTGCTAGCATTGACTCGAGTTCTGATGATGGAGACAGTCTTCTTAGTTTTAAACATAAAAATCTCATCTGG ATTTCCCAACAAGCGGCCGATATAATTCAACTTTTTATCTACCTTGGCGAGCCTTGTCATGTTTGTCAGCTTCTTCTCACAATTTCACACGGTGCAGACGATTCAACATATCCATCAACAGTCGATGTCAGAACAGGACGCGATCTTGATGagcttaaacttgttttagag GGAGCTTCCATTGCTAGATGTGTTAATGGTACAAACATGGTGATACCAATACCGGGGCCCATTAGTGACGATGACATGGCGTTCACAAGAAGTGTAACAACCCCACCTACCCACAAACCTAAGCTACCGTTTTTATATGATTTCGAAGGTCGCGAGGGCAATTTGGACTTTCTTACTCGGGTGGTTGTTCTCACATTCTACCCATCTGAGTCTACCACTTCCCCTGTCACTATCGGTGAG GTGGAGATACTTGGGATTTCTCTTCCATGGAGAGATATATTTGCGTCTGAAAAGCTATGGGAACGTTTGAATAGTATAAAAGAGAACAACCCGTGTGTTATTGCTTTGACAAATGACATGGCGCCACCTGGCAAATCTGATACAATGGATCTCTTGTCAGGTGATGACATCGTTTCAGAATCTGTTTCACAACCAATGACAGAAATCAGTTTGCTTGATCATGGTTACATTGAAGACAATAAAACAAATTCAATACAACAAGATGAAATACAAACCAAAGGGGACGTAGCAGCACTTCAGTACATAACTTGCTTCAAAATGTTGTCAGCTTTACATGGG GgtaacaaattagggtttaaagaaGGGATGAAACTTGAAATCGAACGTCTTAGGCTCAATCTATCTGGTGTTGAACGCGATAAAGCTTTATCATCAATTGGAATCGATCCAGAAAGTATAAATCCGAACGTGTTAATAGAAGAATCTTATATTTCTTCATTATGTAAAGCTGCAAATGCGGTTGCATTTCTAGGTCAAGCTTCTTTAGAAGACAGAATTACTGGTGCGATTGGTCTTGAGATTATCGAAAATGAAAAAATCGATGTGGATTTTTGGAATATTAACAGAATTGGGGAGAGTTGTTGCAGTGAATCGTGTCAAGTTCATATGGGGACTTCGACTTTGAATTCTTCTTCTTCACAGTCGATTTATTTATGCTCTGCGTGTAATCGGAAGGTTTGCAAAGTTTGTTGCGCGGGAAAAGGTGCTGTACTTGTTCTTCAGAATCGTGGTGTTAATGAACGGTGTTTATTGATGGATGGGGTTATTTGTAAGCTGTGTTGTGATGATAGTGTTCTTGATGCGTTGACTTTGGATTATCTTAGGGTTTTGATTAGCGAGAGAAGAAATAGGGATGCCGAAACGGCGACGTATAAAGCTTTAGGTGAAATTGTAGGGAGGAATTATATCGCCGGAAAAAAGGAGTCGTCGACTGATAAAAATGGAGATGTCAAGGCGGCGCTTCAACAGTTGCTCAATGGAGAAGAATCGTTGGCTGAATTCCCATTCGGAAGCTTTCTCCACTCG ATTGAATCAGCGTCAGGTTCAGCACCACCATTGTCGTTGCTTGCACCTTTGAATACCGGATTAAAACAGTCGTACTGGAGGGCACCTCCGACCACCTCTTCTACTGAGCTTATTATCGTTCTCGGCAATCTCTCTGATGTCTCCGGCGTCATCCTTCTCGTTAGTCCCTGTGGCTATTCCATGTCCGATTCCCCCATC GTCCAAATTTGGGCAAGTAACAAAATACACAAGGAAGAAAGATCGTGTGTCGGAAAATGGGATGTGAAATCAATGCTCATATCTTCGCCGGAGCTTTGTGGTCCAGAAGAATCCAATATTCAAACGCCTCGCCACATCAAATTCGACTTCCGAAATCCTGTGCGATGTCGTATGATTTGGATAAAATTGAGTATCCAGAAAGTTGGATCGAGTTCTGTGAGTTTCGAGAACGATTTCAATCTTTTATCCTTTGATGAAACTCCGGCCTCCGATCCCGGCGGCAGACGCGCCTCCATAGCAGGAACATCGGAGAGTATTCCGTCTCTGCACGCCAAAAGAATTCTCGTAGTTGGATTTCCGGTGAAAGCGGATATAAAGCGGTCGTCGTCTCAGAGATCTGAGCATGCTAGTAGCATCAAAAATTGGCTGGAGAAACCGCCATTGTTGAACAGATACAAG GCTCCGATTGAATCCGAGAAGTTGATCGAGAACGATCTGGTTTTGGAACAAAACATGTCTCCGTCTTCACCGGTAGCAGCAGGTTTCCGGCTCGACGGTTTTAGCGCTATAAAACCTCGATTAAAACATTCACCTTCAGCATTGGAGGCAGTATCTACAGTTTTCGAACATAGATTCATATCTCCACCGGTATTACGTATTCAAGTATCGACATTAAAG GGGTTGTCGGAGGAGACGGTGGTGGTTGCAGAGTACCGGATACCGGAGGTGAAGAGTGGAACGGCGATGTACTTTGACTTTCCTAAAGCGATGAACAGTCGACGAGTACGATTCAGGCTGGTCGGAGATGTTGCTGGGTTTGCCGATGATCCGGAAGACGGCGGCGATACAGGGCGGCCGTTGGCGGCGGGGTTGTCTTTGTTAAACCGGATTAAGTTATACTACTATGCCCACCCTGGTGATCTTGGGAGATGGGCTGGCCTTTCTGGTATAtga